The following are encoded in a window of Nibricoccus aquaticus genomic DNA:
- the dnaN gene encoding DNA polymerase III subunit beta: MKFKINRDHFSNGLAQVLNVVGSKATMPILSNVLIEAEKDHITLTTTNLDLGIRCKIKAEVKEPGSVTLPVKRLATIVRELPNVDVVFDGAPNHQVKLASGGSNFKIMGIGKEEFPPLPEFGDEKSFTLEQAELTAMLKSVAYAQSTDETRYILNGVYFNFKDGKLSLVATDGRRLALISKELDVPAASAGSIILPAKTVGELLRMLDKGEKLKISFNDRRAAFQLNTDKDTSGLIDSIYLYSKVVEGNYPNYNQVIPKETHQRIKLERELFQQCVHRAALVCSEKSNSVKIKVTSNLLEITAQSPDFGEAHESMAIAYSGPDLQVAFNPQFIMDPLRALSKDEVFFELKDEVSPGVFKTLESFICVIMPVRLS; this comes from the coding sequence ATGAAATTTAAGATCAATCGCGATCACTTCAGCAACGGACTCGCCCAAGTTCTCAACGTCGTCGGCTCCAAAGCCACGATGCCCATCCTGAGCAACGTCCTCATCGAAGCGGAGAAGGACCACATCACCCTCACGACGACCAATCTCGATCTCGGCATCCGCTGCAAAATCAAGGCCGAGGTCAAAGAACCCGGCTCCGTCACTCTTCCGGTCAAACGCCTCGCCACGATCGTCCGCGAGCTGCCCAACGTCGATGTCGTCTTCGATGGCGCTCCCAATCACCAGGTGAAACTCGCGTCCGGCGGGTCCAATTTCAAAATCATGGGCATCGGCAAGGAAGAGTTCCCGCCGCTGCCCGAGTTCGGCGACGAGAAGTCCTTCACCCTCGAGCAGGCCGAACTCACCGCGATGCTCAAGAGCGTCGCCTACGCGCAGTCCACCGACGAGACGCGCTACATCCTCAACGGCGTCTATTTTAACTTCAAAGACGGCAAACTCTCGCTCGTCGCCACCGACGGCCGCCGCCTCGCGCTGATTTCCAAGGAGCTCGACGTCCCCGCAGCCAGCGCTGGAAGCATCATCCTGCCCGCTAAAACGGTCGGAGAGCTCCTCCGGATGCTGGACAAGGGGGAGAAGCTGAAGATCTCGTTTAATGACCGCCGCGCGGCGTTCCAGCTCAACACCGACAAGGACACCAGCGGCCTGATCGACAGCATCTACCTCTACTCGAAGGTCGTGGAGGGTAACTACCCGAACTACAATCAGGTCATTCCGAAAGAGACCCACCAGCGCATCAAGCTGGAGCGCGAACTCTTCCAGCAGTGCGTCCACCGCGCCGCGCTCGTGTGCAGCGAGAAGTCGAACTCGGTGAAGATCAAAGTCACCAGCAACCTCCTCGAAATCACCGCGCAAAGCCCCGACTTCGGCGAGGCGCACGAATCGATGGCCATCGCCTACAGTGGCCCGGATCTCCAAGTCGCGTTCAACCCACAGTTCATCATGGACCCGCTCCGCGCGTTGTCGAAGGACGAGGTTTTCTTTGAGCTGAAAGACGAAGTGAGTCCCGGCGTGTTCAAGACGCTGGAAAGCTTCATCTGCGTAATCATGCCGGTGCGCCTGAGCTAA